In Ipomoea triloba cultivar NCNSP0323 chromosome 7, ASM357664v1, a single genomic region encodes these proteins:
- the LOC116026074 gene encoding uncharacterized protein LOC116026074 isoform X3: MSCVINLHQRPPKSDFEDSQAHEMRAMRNLRVKMIRWWWIMALQLAEVFVCAAIHMGYGFYIFTTAVAGDVSRAWSDWFFKPNVESGMKAKVSMAKTSVSDLPPIVLVHGIFGFGKGRLGGLSYFAGAEKKDDRVLVPDLGSLTSIYDRARELFYYLKGGTVDYGEEHSRNCGHSQFGRIYQQGHYPEWDEDHPIHFVGHSAGAQVVRVLQQMLADKAFAGYENTSENWIISITSLSGAFNGTTRAYLDGMEPGDGKAMKTVSLLQICRVGVLIYEWLDIRWLKAYYNFGFDHFNLSREKIGVWGLVGCLLGKSGPFASGDWILPDLTIQGSIKLNTGLHTFPNTYYFSYATKRTRKIMGISVPSGVLGIHPMLLIRVLEMSQWRHPSDVPIPYKGYRNYLNEFGRVVS; encoded by the exons ATGTCGTGTGTCATCAACCTTCACCAACGGCCACCAAAATCAGATTTTGAAGACTCTCAAGCGCATGAAATGCGGGCAATGAGAAATTT GCGGGTGAAAATGATACGGTGGTGGTGGATAATGGCGCTGCAATTGGCGGAGGTATTTGTGTGTGCCGCGATTCATATGGGATATGGGTTTTACATATTCACCACCGCCGTGGCCGGCGATGTATCTCGGGCCTGGAGTGATTGGTTTTTCAAGCCCAATGTGGAGAGTGGGATGAAAGCTAAGGTTTCAATGGCGAAAACCAGCGTTAGTGATCTACCTCCCATTGTGTTGGTTCATGGGATCTTTGGTTTTGGCAAAGGG AGATTGGGAGGGCTATCTTATTTTGCTGGAGCAGAGAAGAAGGATGATAGGGTTCTTGTGCCTGATTTGGGGTCACTGACTAGCATTTATGATAG GGCTCGggaattgttttattatttgaaaggaGGAACTGTTGATTATGGAGAAGAACATAGCAGGAATTGTGGGCACTCCCAATTTGGACGAATTTATCAACAAG GGCATTACCCTGAGTGGGATGAGGATCACCCTATTCACTTTGTTGGACATTCAGCTGGTGCCCAGGTTGTGCGTGTTTTACAGCAAATGTTGGCTGACAAG GCATTCGCGGGATATGAAAATACTTCAGAGAATTGGATCATAAGCATAACATCGTTATCTGGAGCATTCAATGGGACAACAAGAGCATACCTAGATGGCATGGA ACCTGGAGATGGGAAGGCGATGAAAACCGTCTCTCTGCTCCAGATTTGTCGCGTTGGAGTACTCATTTATGAGTGGCTTGACATCCGTTGGCTGAAGGCGTACTACAACTTTGGGTTTGATCATTTCAATCTCTCCCGGGAGAAGATTGGCGTTTGGGGTCTTGTCGGTTGCCTCTTGGGTAAATCCGGTCCCTTTGCTTCGGGAGACTGGATTTTGCCCGACCTCACTATCCAAGGCTCCATCAAACTGAACACCGGCTTACATACATTTCCCAATACGTACTACTTCAGCTATGCTACAAAGCGCACTAGGAAAATTATGGGCATTAGTGTTCCTTCTGGCGTTCTTGGCATACATCCTATGCTACTTATCAGAGTCCTCGAGATGAGCCAGTGGCGACATCCTTCTGATGTCCCGATTCCTTATAAAGGTTACAG AAATTACCTTAACGAGTTTGGTCGCGTGGTGTCATGA
- the LOC116024819 gene encoding uncharacterized protein LOC116024819, giving the protein MASKIPSSSSSPIISLLVFFALLVFSVCPVRPQETAAFNQTFRPGDELRKMKMIRDHLMKINKPAVKTIQSPEGDIIDCVPSHKQPAFDHPRLKGQKPLDPPERPKGHDTMNERLYENFQLWSLSGESCPEGTVPIRRTFEDDILRASSVRRFGRKIVAPVRRDSTSNGHEHAVGYVSGEEYYGAKASINVWAPRVANQFEFSLSQMWVISGSFGDDLNTIEAGWQISPELYGDKYPRFFTYWTSDAYQATGCYNLLCSGFVQTNNRIAIGAAISPTSSYNGGQYDISILIWKDPKHGNWWLEFGSGNLVGYWPSFLFTHLRSSASMVQFGGEIVNSKTSGASHTSTQMGSGHFAGEGFGKASYFRNLQVVDWDNSLIPLSNLKVLADHPSCYDIQGGINRVWGNYFYYGGPGRNSRCS; this is encoded by the exons ATGGCTTCCAAGAtcccatcatcatcttcttccccaatcaTTTCTCTTCTTGTCTTCTTTGCGCTGCTTGTCTTCTCCGTTTGTCCCGTCCGGCCGCAGGAAACCGCCGCCTTCAACCAGACTTTCCGGCCCGGCGACGAGTTGAGGAAGATGAAAATGAtcagagatcatctcatgaagaTCAACAAGCCTGCTGTCAAAACCATTCAG AGTCCGGAAGGGGATATAATTGATTGCGTTCCGTCTCATAAACAACCGGCGTTCGATCATCCGAGGTTGAAGGGACAGAAGCCTTTGGATCCGCCGGAAAGGCCGAAGGGACACGACACAATGAACGAGAGACTGTACGAGAATTTTCAGCTGTGGAGCTTGTCCGGCGAATCATGCCCGGAAGGAACAGTTCCGATCAGACGAACATTTGAAGATGACATTCTTAGAGCTTCTTCTGTCCGGAGATTCGGAAGAAAAATTGTTGCCCCTGTCCGAAGAGATTCCACCAGCAATGGCCACGAA CATGCAGTTGGATATGTATCTGGAGAAGAATATTATGGAGCAAAGGCAAGCATAAATGTATGGGCGCCTCGCGTGGCTAACCAATTCGAATTCAGCTTGTCACAAATGTGGGTTATTTCTGGATCTTTTGGGGATGATCTCAACACCATTGAAGCCGGTTGGCAA ATTAGTCCAGAGCTATATGGAGATAAGTACCCGAGATTCTTCACCTATTGGACG AGTGATGCATATCAAGCGACTGGGTGTTACAATTTGCTGTGCTCAGGCTTTGTTCAGACTAATAACAGAATTGCGATTGGCGCGGCGATCTCACCGACATCCTCGTATAACGGTGGTCAATATGACATCAGCATTTTAATCTGGAAG GACCCCAAGCATGGGAATTGGTGGCTGGAGTTTGGATCAGGGAACTTAGTAGGGTACTGGCCTTCATTCTTGTTCACACATCTCAGGAGTTCAGCCAGTATGGTACAATTTGGGGGTGAAATTGTGAATAGCAAAACCTCAGGGGCCTCCCACACATCAACCCAAATGGGGAGTGGACATTTTGCAGGAGAGGGCTTTGGAAAAGCTTCATATTTTCGAAATCTGCAGGTTGTGGATTGGGATAATAGCCTAATACCATTGTCCAATCTCAAAGTTTTGGCTGACCATCCAAGCTGTTATGATATACAAGGAGGGATTAATCGAGTTTGgggtaattatttttattatggagGGCCTGGGAGAAATTCTAGATGTTCCTAA
- the LOC116026074 gene encoding uncharacterized protein LOC116026074 isoform X1, translated as MSCVINLHQRPPKSDFEDSQAHEMRAMRNLRVKMIRWWWIMALQLAEVFVCAAIHMGYGFYIFTTAVAGDVSRAWSDWFFKPNVESGMKAKVSMAKTSVSDLPPIVLVHGIFGFGKGRLGGLSYFAGAEKKDDRVLVPDLGSLTSIYDRARELFYYLKGGTVDYGEEHSRNCGHSQFGRIYQQGHYPEWDEDHPIHFVGHSAGAQVVRVLQQMLADKAFAGYENTSENWIISITSLSGAFNGTTRAYLDGMEPGDGKAMKTVSLLQICRVGVLIYEWLDIRWLKAYYNFGFDHFNLSREKIGVWGLVGCLLGKSGPFASGDWILPDLTIQGSIKLNTGLHTFPNTYYFSYATKRTRKIMGISVPSGVLGIHPMLLIRVLEMSQWRHPSDVPIPYKGYRDRDWWENDGALNTISMMYPCFPVEQPSQFVVKDSECQPLQPGIWYYKIVEGDHILFIVNRERAGVQFDLIYDSIFERCRKHAFRKIPTLPNQTAQ; from the exons ATGTCGTGTGTCATCAACCTTCACCAACGGCCACCAAAATCAGATTTTGAAGACTCTCAAGCGCATGAAATGCGGGCAATGAGAAATTT GCGGGTGAAAATGATACGGTGGTGGTGGATAATGGCGCTGCAATTGGCGGAGGTATTTGTGTGTGCCGCGATTCATATGGGATATGGGTTTTACATATTCACCACCGCCGTGGCCGGCGATGTATCTCGGGCCTGGAGTGATTGGTTTTTCAAGCCCAATGTGGAGAGTGGGATGAAAGCTAAGGTTTCAATGGCGAAAACCAGCGTTAGTGATCTACCTCCCATTGTGTTGGTTCATGGGATCTTTGGTTTTGGCAAAGGG AGATTGGGAGGGCTATCTTATTTTGCTGGAGCAGAGAAGAAGGATGATAGGGTTCTTGTGCCTGATTTGGGGTCACTGACTAGCATTTATGATAG GGCTCGggaattgttttattatttgaaaggaGGAACTGTTGATTATGGAGAAGAACATAGCAGGAATTGTGGGCACTCCCAATTTGGACGAATTTATCAACAAG GGCATTACCCTGAGTGGGATGAGGATCACCCTATTCACTTTGTTGGACATTCAGCTGGTGCCCAGGTTGTGCGTGTTTTACAGCAAATGTTGGCTGACAAG GCATTCGCGGGATATGAAAATACTTCAGAGAATTGGATCATAAGCATAACATCGTTATCTGGAGCATTCAATGGGACAACAAGAGCATACCTAGATGGCATGGA ACCTGGAGATGGGAAGGCGATGAAAACCGTCTCTCTGCTCCAGATTTGTCGCGTTGGAGTACTCATTTATGAGTGGCTTGACATCCGTTGGCTGAAGGCGTACTACAACTTTGGGTTTGATCATTTCAATCTCTCCCGGGAGAAGATTGGCGTTTGGGGTCTTGTCGGTTGCCTCTTGGGTAAATCCGGTCCCTTTGCTTCGGGAGACTGGATTTTGCCCGACCTCACTATCCAAGGCTCCATCAAACTGAACACCGGCTTACATACATTTCCCAATACGTACTACTTCAGCTATGCTACAAAGCGCACTAGGAAAATTATGGGCATTAGTGTTCCTTCTGGCGTTCTTGGCATACATCCTATGCTACTTATCAGAGTCCTCGAGATGAGCCAGTGGCGACATCCTTCTGATGTCCCGATTCCTTATAAAGGTTACAG AGATCGAGATTGGTGGGAAAACGACGGGGCACTCAACACAATATCCATGATGTACCCTTGCTTCCCGGTTGAGCAACCGAGCCAGTTCGTTGTAAAGGATTCTGAATGCCAGCCTTTGCAACCGGGcatttg GTATTACAAGATTGTTGAAGGCGACCACATTCTGTTCATTGTGAACCGCGAGAGGGCTGGAGTTCAATTCGATTTGATATACGACAGCATATTTGAGCGATGCAGGAAACACGCGTTTAGGAAGATTCCAACGCTACCAAACCAAACAGCGCAATAG
- the LOC116026074 gene encoding uncharacterized protein LOC116026074 isoform X2 — MGSLVLAKGLFRFCHHLPQKFNNRRRPNHHRLPSTGEGDQLVAGEGERRLVGGLLLLRLGGLSYFAGAEKKDDRVLVPDLGSLTSIYDRARELFYYLKGGTVDYGEEHSRNCGHSQFGRIYQQGHYPEWDEDHPIHFVGHSAGAQVVRVLQQMLADKAFAGYENTSENWIISITSLSGAFNGTTRAYLDGMEPGDGKAMKTVSLLQICRVGVLIYEWLDIRWLKAYYNFGFDHFNLSREKIGVWGLVGCLLGKSGPFASGDWILPDLTIQGSIKLNTGLHTFPNTYYFSYATKRTRKIMGISVPSGVLGIHPMLLIRVLEMSQWRHPSDVPIPYKGYRDRDWWENDGALNTISMMYPCFPVEQPSQFVVKDSECQPLQPGIWYYKIVEGDHILFIVNRERAGVQFDLIYDSIFERCRKHAFRKIPTLPNQTAQ, encoded by the exons ATGGGATCTTTGGTTTTGGCAAAGGG gttatttCGGTTCTGCCATCATCTCCCACAAAAATTCAACAATCGGCGACGGCCGAATCATCATCGGTTACCATCtactggagaaggcgaccaattgGTCGCTGGAGAAGGCGAAAGGCGACTAGTTGGTGGCCTTCTACTTTTG AGATTGGGAGGGCTATCTTATTTTGCTGGAGCAGAGAAGAAGGATGATAGGGTTCTTGTGCCTGATTTGGGGTCACTGACTAGCATTTATGATAG GGCTCGggaattgttttattatttgaaaggaGGAACTGTTGATTATGGAGAAGAACATAGCAGGAATTGTGGGCACTCCCAATTTGGACGAATTTATCAACAAG GGCATTACCCTGAGTGGGATGAGGATCACCCTATTCACTTTGTTGGACATTCAGCTGGTGCCCAGGTTGTGCGTGTTTTACAGCAAATGTTGGCTGACAAG GCATTCGCGGGATATGAAAATACTTCAGAGAATTGGATCATAAGCATAACATCGTTATCTGGAGCATTCAATGGGACAACAAGAGCATACCTAGATGGCATGGA ACCTGGAGATGGGAAGGCGATGAAAACCGTCTCTCTGCTCCAGATTTGTCGCGTTGGAGTACTCATTTATGAGTGGCTTGACATCCGTTGGCTGAAGGCGTACTACAACTTTGGGTTTGATCATTTCAATCTCTCCCGGGAGAAGATTGGCGTTTGGGGTCTTGTCGGTTGCCTCTTGGGTAAATCCGGTCCCTTTGCTTCGGGAGACTGGATTTTGCCCGACCTCACTATCCAAGGCTCCATCAAACTGAACACCGGCTTACATACATTTCCCAATACGTACTACTTCAGCTATGCTACAAAGCGCACTAGGAAAATTATGGGCATTAGTGTTCCTTCTGGCGTTCTTGGCATACATCCTATGCTACTTATCAGAGTCCTCGAGATGAGCCAGTGGCGACATCCTTCTGATGTCCCGATTCCTTATAAAGGTTACAG AGATCGAGATTGGTGGGAAAACGACGGGGCACTCAACACAATATCCATGATGTACCCTTGCTTCCCGGTTGAGCAACCGAGCCAGTTCGTTGTAAAGGATTCTGAATGCCAGCCTTTGCAACCGGGcatttg GTATTACAAGATTGTTGAAGGCGACCACATTCTGTTCATTGTGAACCGCGAGAGGGCTGGAGTTCAATTCGATTTGATATACGACAGCATATTTGAGCGATGCAGGAAACACGCGTTTAGGAAGATTCCAACGCTACCAAACCAAACAGCGCAATAG